The following are encoded in a window of Rubritalea squalenifaciens DSM 18772 genomic DNA:
- a CDS encoding sulfatase family protein: MGSRVGAVLAAAMVSVAAQAAEKPNIIVILADDMGVDSVAELNEKLGIKTPHLDKMVKGGISFGDAHSGSAVCTPTRYGVLTGRYAWRSRLKSGIVGKWERPLIEEGRLTLPGMLKEQGYDTACIGKWHLGWNWPKKGGGYTQKQGEIDFTGTIEGGAMGCGFDYYFGDDVPNWPPFVWIENGKMSGVPDTNLKFAAHYGSNNGIGLKGWKLEDVLPEITRRSVKYIDEKAKTDDPFFLYFPMTSPHTPIAPSEQFKGKSGISAYADFLMETDWCVGQVLEAVERNGISENTLVIFTTDNGTSPKAKFEELREKGVELQEHWRGYKADAFEGGHRVPFIAVWPGVIKPGAKSEQTISLVDIMATCADATDYKLPETAAEDSVSLLEVFKDPSVTKPLHEAVICHSITGQFVVRKGRWKILFCPGSGGWSAPKDAQAKKQGLPDWQLYDLVKDPKEINNLVNTNPEVVAELKGILKKYVEQGRSTPGAAQPNHNQQNWWPQLPWQKGE, encoded by the coding sequence ATGGGGTCAAGAGTAGGTGCTGTGCTAGCTGCAGCGATGGTGAGTGTGGCGGCGCAGGCAGCGGAGAAGCCGAATATCATTGTGATCCTGGCGGATGACATGGGGGTGGACTCGGTGGCGGAGCTGAATGAAAAGCTGGGTATCAAGACGCCTCACTTGGATAAGATGGTGAAGGGGGGGATTTCCTTCGGGGATGCCCATTCTGGCTCGGCGGTGTGTACGCCGACGCGTTATGGCGTGCTGACTGGTCGCTATGCCTGGCGCAGCCGTTTGAAGTCAGGGATTGTCGGGAAGTGGGAACGTCCGCTGATTGAGGAAGGTAGACTGACTTTACCGGGAATGCTGAAGGAGCAGGGCTATGATACGGCCTGCATCGGCAAGTGGCATCTGGGCTGGAACTGGCCGAAGAAGGGGGGAGGCTACACCCAGAAGCAGGGTGAGATTGATTTTACGGGTACGATCGAAGGCGGAGCGATGGGCTGTGGCTTTGATTACTACTTCGGTGACGATGTGCCGAACTGGCCGCCCTTTGTGTGGATTGAAAATGGAAAGATGAGCGGAGTGCCGGATACGAACCTTAAGTTTGCAGCGCACTATGGATCTAACAATGGTATAGGCCTGAAGGGCTGGAAGCTGGAGGACGTGCTGCCGGAGATTACACGCAGGTCCGTGAAGTACATCGATGAGAAGGCGAAGACGGATGATCCGTTTTTCCTCTATTTCCCGATGACTTCCCCGCACACACCGATTGCTCCCTCAGAGCAGTTCAAGGGCAAGAGTGGCATCAGTGCTTACGCGGATTTTCTGATGGAGACGGACTGGTGCGTGGGTCAAGTGCTTGAGGCGGTAGAGCGTAATGGAATCTCTGAGAACACGCTGGTGATCTTTACTACGGACAACGGTACCTCGCCGAAGGCAAAGTTCGAAGAGCTGCGTGAGAAAGGTGTGGAGCTGCAGGAGCACTGGCGAGGATACAAGGCAGATGCCTTTGAGGGCGGACACCGTGTGCCGTTTATCGCCGTCTGGCCCGGGGTGATCAAGCCAGGCGCCAAGAGTGAGCAGACTATTTCTTTGGTAGATATCATGGCTACCTGTGCGGACGCTACTGACTACAAACTGCCAGAGACCGCGGCGGAGGATAGTGTTAGCCTGTTAGAGGTCTTCAAGGATCCTAGTGTTACCAAGCCGCTGCATGAGGCGGTGATTTGTCATTCGATTACAGGGCAGTTTGTGGTGCGCAAGGGTAGGTGGAAGATTCTCTTCTGCCCGGGTTCCGGCGGCTGGAGTGCTCCCAAAGATGCTCAGGCTAAGAAGCAAGGGTTACCGGATTGGCAGCTCTACGACCTGGTGAAAGATCCAAAGGAAATCAACAACCTCGTAAACACCAATCCAGAGGTGGTGGCAGAGCTGAAAGGGATTCTGAAAAAGTATGTGGAGCAAGGCCGTTCTACGCCGGGTGCCGCCCAGCCTAACCACAACCAGCAGAACTGGTGGCCACAGCTTCCCTGGCAGAAGGGGGAGTAG
- a CDS encoding substrate-binding domain-containing protein, which produces MSKPIERKPLAVVLADKLEEEIRTGQLKGYVAGRRILAKRYGVNEKTASAALNVLSKKGLLADAESGKRRKIITQDIKPAAKAASKRLLILHQANTPLPVEDVLLLRDVQDSWEANGGPVSWARVDFGRYKKPGRVLDGVIDRYGADAVVLMSPTVHWSTEAARRLPTFQFGGAFSANPSLSLCSFALDSELVPLIQFFVDQGHRKIFVPTPNEELVNAIQNAYRSVFGDSMTQSEMDELVQVFPERVPQAWRGYWKKALMQVNPTAVMLLDDNAMLSLYGFCAEVGIKIPRDLSVLSLSYDERFEWMQPVPVMTRFPIKKAIKLFKSWMRGGLESVGKNFLQVELRKGESIGPARKGV; this is translated from the coding sequence ATGTCGAAGCCGATCGAACGCAAGCCGCTAGCCGTAGTCCTAGCAGACAAACTCGAGGAAGAGATTCGCACAGGCCAATTGAAGGGCTATGTGGCGGGAAGGAGAATTCTGGCAAAGCGTTACGGCGTGAATGAGAAGACGGCCTCGGCTGCTTTGAATGTGTTGAGTAAGAAAGGGCTGCTGGCTGATGCTGAGTCAGGCAAGCGGCGTAAGATCATTACTCAGGACATTAAGCCTGCGGCCAAGGCAGCCAGCAAACGTCTGCTGATCCTGCATCAAGCGAATACACCGCTACCCGTGGAGGACGTTCTTCTCTTGAGAGATGTGCAGGACAGTTGGGAGGCAAACGGCGGACCTGTCAGCTGGGCGAGGGTAGATTTTGGCCGTTACAAGAAGCCGGGTCGAGTGCTTGACGGGGTGATCGATCGTTATGGGGCGGATGCTGTCGTCCTGATGTCCCCGACGGTACATTGGTCTACCGAGGCAGCGAGAAGGTTACCCACTTTTCAATTTGGAGGGGCGTTCTCTGCGAACCCCAGTTTAAGTTTGTGTAGCTTCGCCTTGGATAGTGAATTGGTCCCCTTGATTCAGTTTTTTGTGGATCAGGGACACAGGAAGATCTTTGTTCCGACACCTAACGAAGAGTTGGTCAATGCGATCCAGAATGCCTACCGGAGCGTGTTTGGTGATTCCATGACTCAGTCCGAGATGGATGAACTGGTGCAGGTGTTTCCCGAGAGGGTGCCTCAGGCATGGAGGGGATACTGGAAAAAGGCCTTGATGCAGGTGAACCCGACAGCGGTCATGTTGTTAGATGACAATGCGATGCTCTCGCTCTATGGTTTTTGCGCGGAAGTGGGTATCAAGATTCCCAGAGATTTGTCGGTACTGAGTTTGAGTTACGATGAGAGGTTCGAGTGGATGCAGCCGGTTCCCGTGATGACGCGCTTTCCGATCAAGAAGGCGATTAAGCTTTTCAAAAGCTGGATGCGAGGAGGCTTGGAGTCCGTAGGAAAGAACTTCTTGCAAGTTGAGTTACGGAAGGGTGAAAGCATAGGCCCGGCGCGTAAAGGAGTCTAA